The Mugil cephalus isolate CIBA_MC_2020 chromosome 8, CIBA_Mcephalus_1.1, whole genome shotgun sequence genome segment AGACCACGCATAGTGAGCCTGCTTTCGCTTCCCTTTGATAATGGAACAGAGCAAATCAAGCTGGTGGTGGTCGACCATGTTTAAAGGAAGGTTAAGCTTTGCTTATTTCTTCGCACTCACCTGCTCTCTTGAAGGCACCCCAGTTCTCTTTATCTTATATGCTCATTTTGTTTGACACAAGCAATGGGCTGGATAAATAGGCAGGTTCTCATGGCTTCTTCATACTGGTCTTGTGTTCAACATTGAGACACACCACCTTTAAGTCACTAAAGTTGGAATTTCATAATTCTTTCATAATTATTCTAATTCAAATGAGTAAATTACAGGTTTAGGGCTCAGAACAGGTAAGCTTTCTGATATTGTCTTTTGTACACTCAatggtcactttattaggtacacctgttcaattgcttgttaacacaaatagctaaccAGCAAACCACGTGGCTGctattcaatgcatttaggcatgtagaggtgatcaagacaacttgctgaagttcaaatcaagcatcagaatggggaagaaaggggatttaagggactttgaacgtggtatggttgttggtactagatgggctggtctgagtatttcagaaactgctgatctactgaaattttcacacacaaccatctctaaggtttacagagaatggtctgaaaaagagaaaatatccagtgagcggcagctgtgtggatgaaaatgccttgttgatgtgagaggtcagaggagaatgagcagactggttggagatgatagaaaggcaacccAAGAGGGTCGTAGAGGCTATTAATTGTGGATAATACACCCTGGCGAGTGTAAGGTTTTATCTCATCGGAGACACTGAAGAAGAGACAGCCTGGAGGTTCCAATTGGGCTGCATTGGAAGCATTTCGGCATCAAGATGCAAGTCTTTGAGGTCACTTGCATGATCTCTGGATGAAAAGACTTTCATAACATCTCTGTTTGTTGCAATTTTATGCAGCCTCAGGTTTGATTCGAAGAGAACATTCTGAGTCCATAGGCAGGGACTTTAGACCATCATCCACATAGAAGTCGCGCatcacaaagtgcttcacatcgGGATCGACATGGACCTCGCTGACTTGAACAGACTGGTGCAGGCCAAGAATAGCAACTGCAGGCCTGGGGCAATTACCAAAGACGTGAACCCTCATGTGATACTCCACAGTGTCTATGGTGAGGTCATTGTCCTGAAACCATTGTTCCTGTCATCTTCAACTACCAAAAAACAGTAGAACATCTGTTCTATGTCAGCCCTAAAGACAATGGCTTTCCTTCTGAAGTGGATCACCATGCAATCACCTGAACAACACACTGCTTGGTGTTGTGATCCActacacatctttttttttttaatcttttcgtagtccttcattcattgttttcattgtcaaTTCATCCTGAATTAAAGGAGCCACTTGTTTGTCGTCTTTGGTCCGCTTAAACACAGTGCATCCCAGGTGGTCATTATCACAGCAAGACTTCTCCTCACAATATGTTGTGGAGTGATTGGTGATCTGGATATTGCTCTAGTTTTccttaatacagaacacattaGGGCATAAATCAAGTATGATCATTCAAGTTTTGGAGACATGGGATAAGGCACGTGAGTAGGATGACCTGTGTCATTTCTGGGTGTGAAATGCTGCACAAGAATGACCTGATTGCTGTTGAACTTAACTGTGTGGGAACAGCAGATATATCCATCTTCACAGATGTGTGGCTGCTGTGAGGCAAGGTGAGGTAGTTCAGAGCCAGTACTGATTTGGTCTTTGGGGAAAGGTTTGGCTTCAGGTAAGAGATGTGAACATGAAATGTTGCCTCTAGGGCTTGGCTCTGTTTTTACTGCGACATCATCACCACATAACTGGAATTCTGTCTGTCTTGTTTGGCTTAGTCAATAACATACCGTTCAGTGCGTAATGTGGGATATAATGGGGAACAATCAAAATTTGATTTGCAACTGTGCCTCACTATTCAATTCAGCAGCCGATTCCAGTGCTTCTGCCTCAGCAATGGCTGTAGCCATCTCCTTGTAATAATTAAGCATTTCCATAGACGCTTCCAGCTTAGCTTTTTCAAGCTTTCACTCATTTCATTCACTGTGCTATTTTGCCTGCTAGAAAGCCATGGTTTCACTGTGCTGCCCTCATCCATGCGTGCTGTGCATAACTTGGCAGTCAGATAAACACTTTCCTAACATCAAGACTCTGAAGACGGTTGTCCCTTTATCCACGCTGTGTTAACATACAAAGTCCACACTGGAAATATACCAGCTTAATCTTCAATATGAATTAATCcactcgttttatttttaactgctTTCAACTATGacagtatttatgtatttattagcTTTTTAACTTCAAATATCATATTTACTATGATAGAAAATAAGTTTAGTCATAAAAAATGGGATAAACACATAATGTAAAGGTTAAATCCTCAGACAGGAACTCGTGAGAACTTTTTTCTCAGTTCCTTCATGGCTTACTGGGTGTAGAGAGTACTTTTGGGAAACTATAACCTCACCACTGCTGGCCAAATAGCATGTTCCTGTTCATCATATGATAAACTGCGTAAGAGGAGGGGGAATTTGACAAGACCTTTATATATAGGCGTAGCAGTCCTCATTTCTGACAGCCATCATGAAGGGATCACTGATCTTCCTCTCCGTCTTTTATGTCTGCTCTTCAGTCCCTGTAAACCGCCCGACCAACTGGCTCCGACAATGTCGCGCCTCCACCAACCTCTCCATCACAGCCCTGGAAGTGCTGCCAGGCGGAGGATGGGACAACCTCCGCAACATGGACATGGGTCGAGTCATGAACATCAGTTTCTTCCAGTGCCAGACCACCGAAGACGGGCTCTACCTCATCCCTGACGAAGTGTTTGTCATCCCGCACAAGGAGACAGGTGTGGAGACCAGCTCAGAGGTTATCACTTCATGGATTAACCAGACAAGCTCTACGTCTGGATCCATAAATTCAGATACATCCTTCTTTTCGGTGCTGAATGCCAAATTTTCTACTGAGAACATGAGAATGAAGACCCACCAGGTCAAAGACTCTTCAACTACAACCAGAGTGAAGGTAAAGATTTCTGTTTGCAATGGTTTGGATGTAATGTAAAATATAGGCTTTGACTTTAATGGTCCAGAAGAGAGATTGCttagtcacagtagcttagttggaCATAAAAagcacaagtaaaaagaaagataaaataaaacagaagcatTATCAGAATCACAGAATAATCATTAGGAACAAATTTGCAAAAATAgtgatccagttgtttggaCTATTGGATGGTATCAGTGGTATGGATCTTTTGACTGATATGTATATGAAAGTGTATATGAAAGAGATCAAGTGCAAAAATAATTTTGTCTATGTATAAGAATAGTGCTGCTCTGACATGTAATGCCTAACTTGGACATGtcaaaactctctctctctatatatatatacaaacacacacacacacacacacacacacacacacacacatatatatatatatacagtacataaatacacacaaatatatatacatatataaataaaagatacatttaataattttataatcCTTTCTTCCAAAAGGTTCGGAACTTCATCTACACAGTCAAGGCTTATCCAGACTTCACTTTGGACACACGCTTTGCCCAGCAAGTCAAAGAAATCGCTGACGCACTGGAAAACAACCAGACAAGGAACGCAGACTATCTGGCAGAGAAGATGGTGTTGGACTATGGAACTCATGTTATCACCACTGTCGATGCTGGGGCTCTTTTGGTAGAGGAAGACTACCTTCGGTCTTCATATATGTCACAGAGTGTGTTAGATAGTTCATCTGTCAAAGCATCAGCTGGCTTGAATTTTTTTGACAAACTCAAGTTTGACATAAGCAGTGAAAGGAGCCAAAAGAGCTCTTTACTTCAAACTTATCAGTCCAACATCCAGTACTCTCTCATTCAGAGTCATGGAGGCACATCTTTTTATCCGGGCATCGGCCTGCAGAAGTGGCAAGAAAGCACCCCCAACAACCTGGTTGCTATTGATCGTTCAGGAGTTCCCCTACACTACATTATCAACACAAACGCAATCCCTGATCTACCAGAACCTACAGTTAAAAAAGTGTCTCTTTCTGTGAGTCAAGCTATAGAGCGCTACTACAAGGTCAACACCCGCCCCGGCTGTGTTGACGTCAACTCCAAGAACTTCAACTTCCAGGCCAATGTTGATGATAACTCTTGTGAGGGCCCTGCTACAAACCTTAGTTTTGGTGGTGTCTACCAAGAGTGTGTTCAGCTCACCCAAGATGCAGGTCCAATTTGTGATGTCCTGGCCCAGAAAAATCCAGACACAGGCGACTTCTCCTGCCGTTCACCTTACTCTCCAACTCTACTGAGATCTGAAGTGAGACAGCAGGGTTACTCTACATATGATTGCTATGAGGAAAGCCATAGCTGCTGGCTTGTTCTCACTTGCCATAAACGCCGTTGTCAGGATAACTACCACGTACGTTCTGCACGCATCAACACCTACTGGTGCTCAGTAAACGGAGAAGCCCCACAGAATTCAGGGTTTCTTTTTGGAGGGATATACAGTCCCTCTCTCCAGAACCCCCTCACAAAAGCCAAAAGTTGCCCCCCAGACTTCATTGCACTGAAGTTTCTCTCAGATGGTCAAATGATCTGTGTTAGCAACGACTATGAGATGGGTACCAGAAACTCTGTACCTTTTGGAGGCCtcttcagctgtcagtcaaacaacCCTCTGGCAAAATATCAACACAGCTGCCCTCCCAAGTTCAGCCAGCACCTTGCTACTGTCAGTGATGGCTGTGAAATTCTTTACTGCGTCCAGTCGGGGTTGTTCACAGGTGGGCAGCTGCTGCCAATCCGTCTGCCTCCCTTCACTAAACCTCCACTCAGCATTAAGGCCACTGACACAGTTATGGTGATGACTGAAGGAGAGATGAACTGGGTTAGAGTGGGGAAGACAAAGGCATGGAAACTTGCTAAACCAGAGGAAATCAATGAAATTGTGCGGTCATTTAACCCACAAATGAGTCAGATGTCGAGTGGAGAAAAGGCAGGGGTAGTCTTTGGGGTAATAGGTATGATGCTGCTGGTCGTAGCGGCAGTAGTgttgatgaagaggaggaggaggctgtctGGATTTACGACACATAGAGGCTATGAGGAAATACGTAATGAGGCtgaaagagaggcagagcaATCTGAGGCttgaggaaaagaagaagaaaaaatgtttatttgtctcCAGTTTGTAAATCATTAACTTGCTGTATGTACACGTTTGCTTCTCACCTTCTGTTGTGGTCTGTAACGGACATTTGTTGGTaataaaatacctttttttttttttttttaaattaaaagagcGTGAACGCATGTTAAATATAACTGCAGACAGCACTTAACTGAGATGAACCCTATCGTGCTGAggtcagtgtttacatttatcACTCATTTCTATTTCCTAAAATCTAATCTTGACATTCAGCACCAACTACACTGTTTTGCCACATCCTGCCTTGAGTGATCCACACAACGATCAACAGAGCGCTTTTACACAGCTTTGTACTTTTGATCTAAATGTAATCCAAACATATTTCATACAGGTAAACATGTTTCTTGGGAACGTAGATTGCAGATGATGCGGCCGTTGGTTTTCTTCTGACctgtagcagaaaaaaaatatggcatGGTTTTATGAAGGCAATAGAGGAACTGATAACAATGCCTGACAGATGAATATAGACAGTAGATAACATAGTGTGCAGCCTAATTAGTAAGAGTCCAGTTATCCCCATGAGCCGGTTTAATCAGCAATATGATTTTTGCTGCCACCCGCTGGCTGCATTCAACAACCAACTAGTTCACTGAAGATGCAACCGACAAGCTTTTTTGAATGGAAATGTTCAACTCTTTTAACACTTAGTGTGTTTGACTGCATAAAGTCaagattaaataatgaaatgaaacagaagaacatttaaacgacatttaaattaaaatcagaaaaACTACATCTTTTGGAGCCAAGATGACACTGGAAGCCAGTCACATATGAATAAAGAACAGGCAAgtaccattaaaataaattaataaatacataagacTCCGCTGTAACGGACTTTTGACCCCAGCATCATGTTCAGAATAACCAGAGCATTTgttggaagaagaagacaacaCACTTACCAAATACTGTCCGGTGAAAGAAATGCTCAAATTCCTATTTGGAGAATTTATACAGTAATTTCCAAAAACTTGTTTACTGCTCTTGGGGTTTATATTTCTAACTGATTAACTGGTGTAGTTCTTCATGCCGTTAAATGTATCCTCCCTTCACGTACCCTGGAAAATTCTCCTGCACAGTATTATAGGGTAACCACTCAATGTTTTTggcttttacttttcatgtaataacacacatttcaaataaatggtACTTTTTATGTGTGACCTGTGTGATATATGCTACTATAATGGAATGTGTGTGCGACCGTGAACTTGTTACTTCCTCTGTGAGTCATGTGATACTGTTAACTTAAATACTGAACATACTGATTTGAGTAATGTCACTTATTTACTGAAAAGAAACAACGAGAACTAAAGGGAAAAGAATAAACAGTATATGTGTAATGAACAATGACACCGACCCTTACACTGTTGTACATTTATTTCGAATTTCTCATAACCTGCAGTTTATTCCTATGCAGATTGTTTCTCATTCAGGGTGAGGCTTGATTGTTAGGTCGCCACTTAGGATTTTTTCAGGGCATTTCCAGTGACATTATAACCATGTGACAGAgtaacttccttttttttttttttagaccatgCATTGAGAGCCTGCTTTCACTTCCCTTTGACAACGGAACAGACTGTGAACAAATCTAGCTTGTGACAGTGGACCGTGTTTAAAGGAAGGTTAACCTTTGCTTCTTGTTTCTCACTCACCTGCTCTCTTGAAGGCACCccagttctctttgttttatctgcCCCTTTGTTTGACACAAGCATTGTGttgaataaacagaaaaatgctCTGTCATGCTTGTGAACAATGAGAAGcaaattgtttttctttcagacaGTGTGGAGGTTTCATTTAGTTGCATCTATGTTTAGGCAGGCTCTCATGACTTCTCAATACTGGTCTTGTGTTCAACATTACATAcactgacagagacacacaaccttTAAGTCACTAAACTTTGAATTTCATAATTGATTCATAACTTAATCTAACTGCAATGAGTAAATTACAGGTTTAGGGTAAGGTAAGGTTTCTCATATTGTCTTTTATGgattataacaaaaaaaatattttctatgatAGAAAATAAGTTTAGTCATACAtaatgggataaataaataaaggtcaaATCCTTAGACAGGAACTCTAACTGGGGGCATGCAAATGAAGGCACAACCTCACACCTCACCACTGGTTGCCAAACAATATGTTCCTGTTCGTCATATGATGAACTGCATAAGAGGGGGAACTTGAAAAGACCTTTATATTTAGACCTTACAGCCCTCATTTCTGACAGTCATCATGAAGAGATCACTGATCTTCTTGatcctctccctcttttatgTCTGCTCTTCAGTCCCTGTAAACCGCCCGACCAACTGGCTCCGACAATGTCGCGCCTCCACAAACCTCTCCATCACAGCCCTGGAAGTGCTGCCGGGTGGAGGATGGGACAACCTCCGCAACATGGACATGGGTCGAGTCATGAACATCAGTTACTTCCAGTGCCAGACCACCGAAGACGGGCTCTACCTCATCCCTGACGAAGTGTTTGTCATCCCGCACAAGGAGACAGGTGTGGAGACCAGCTCAGAGATTATCACTTCATGGATTAACCAGACAAGCTCTACGTCTGAATCCATAAATGCAGATATATCCTTCCTTCCGGTGCTGAATGCCAAATTTTCTACTGAGAACATGAGGATGAAGACCCACCAGGTCAAAGACTCTTCAACTACAGCCAGAGTGCAggtaaagatttatttttgcaacGGTTCAggtgtataaaatatatatatgaaagagTGCCAAAATAATTTtgcaaatttataaaaatagtGCTACTCTGACATGTAATGCCTAACTCTGCAATGCGGAACTTTGCCATATAAAGGTGTGTTACATTCAAGCTCAGCCAGTCCAGTGCAAAGTTGACTTCTCTGAATTTCCCCAGTACTTCAGAGAATAAATGTGGTGCTCCCTAGTTGAGGGGTTCCAAACTGTTTTTTCTTGGAGTTTGTAGTTTGGGAAAACttggaaattctatattccaactgggaaatttcagacttctgaCATCATAGCATTCAAGTT includes the following:
- the LOC125012656 gene encoding macrophage-expressed gene 1 protein-like gives rise to the protein MKGSLIFLSVFYVCSSVPVNRPTNWLRQCRASTNLSITALEVLPGGGWDNLRNMDMGRVMNISFFQCQTTEDGLYLIPDEVFVIPHKETGVETSSEVITSWINQTSSTSGSINSDTSFFSVLNAKFSTENMRMKTHQVKDSSTTTRVKVRNFIYTVKAYPDFTLDTRFAQQVKEIADALENNQTRNADYLAEKMVLDYGTHVITTVDAGALLVEEDYLRSSYMSQSVLDSSSVKASAGLNFFDKLKFDISSERSQKSSLLQTYQSNIQYSLIQSHGGTSFYPGIGLQKWQESTPNNLVAIDRSGVPLHYIINTNAIPDLPEPTVKKVSLSVSQAIERYYKVNTRPGCVDVNSKNFNFQANVDDNSCEGPATNLSFGGVYQECVQLTQDAGPICDVLAQKNPDTGDFSCRSPYSPTLLRSEVRQQGYSTYDCYEESHSCWLVLTCHKRRCQDNYHVRSARINTYWCSVNGEAPQNSGFLFGGIYSPSLQNPLTKAKSCPPDFIALKFLSDGQMICVSNDYEMGTRNSVPFGGLFSCQSNNPLAKYQHSCPPKFSQHLATVSDGCEILYCVQSGLFTGGQLLPIRLPPFTKPPLSIKATDTVMVMTEGEMNWVRVGKTKAWKLAKPEEINEIVRSFNPQMSQMSSGEKAGVVFGVIGMMLLVVAAVVLMKRRRRLSGFTTHRGYEEIRNEAEREAEQSEA